The nucleotide sequence GGATTATCCTTTGGGGAGTTTGGTGTGGCATTTGTGTTCTTGAGTGGCGTTCCTTCTTCTAATCTCGAGTTGAGGTCATTGGTAGGGTTGTTTGCCATAgcgatgggatgacttccaggttcctcggcaacggccccagtgttccgagggttacctgaaacagggaggtcgatctcggatgagatcttgaGATCTGGATTGGGCtgccgtgtctgacttgttgatgCTGGAGGCGCTACGGGTCCTTGTTCACcggaggggggtggtacctgcaagagacttcgatgcttaagtcagtacgggctttaggcaggtttttggtagaattggagtatgagttatacctgggtgctccagtgtactTATAGTAATGCTTGATGATCTTCCTTTGAGGTAAGatggttatcttatcttatcttttgtggagAAGATCCTTATCTTTTGGTCAACTGCCTTCTGGTGAGCGGTGATCGTTTgttttgggcctgcttgggcctctctggtgatttggccgacctcttttaagGAGAGGTCGGTGACGACCAACCTTAcaggaggtcggtcgctttgtcttcgTCCAACCCGGACCTAACAGCtcggtccagggtatgaacaactagcttatttaaaaaaaaaggcatCTGTTTGGCCGAGAAGTCAGCCAGCTTAATTCGCTATTTTTTTCTGTTTAATCGAGCTAAGTCACTTAGgctttgataaaccacaattttatggtttgtcTTGTATCGAATttggtgaattttatcaacttttcctacattcattcaatgaaatagcatagttttgtgaatttctcctaatttatgcttaagattgaaaacatgttttttaggcccttaatttgccaattttaattaactttagttctatttgatgccttgatgtatttgtttagtgatttcaggcttagaaggcaaagattggattgaaaaaaatgaagaaaaagcatgtaaatgtagagaattcatgaagaaatgaagttttggaatTTCACCCAGTTGCGCATACGCATGCCttccgcgtacgcatgacctgagATTTCGCCATGTTGCACGTACGCATGACATTGGGCGTACATGTGACACgaagcacgtgactcacttaaagaacACATGGCTTGCGATTTCTGGATCTCTTTAAGCCCAAATCTAACttatttctgaagtatttgaggccaaattcaagaGAGGACAAGcgggagagcaattaggtttagtttagaaGATGTTTTAGGTCATTTTTCTAGAGAgataagctctctcttctctctaaaatttagGGTAGATTAGTGAAATCTCTATTAGATTTAGGTTtttacttgttttgatttagttttattTGCAAGTTCTTGTTATTACGTCTTTGTTCTCTTGGTGTTACttgctatttcctttattttgttactttcatgtttatgaactcttgttgattttgatttcctattaatgtaatttgaggtatttcatgtttaatgtTATTTATTTGATTGGTTATTGTTACCTTCTTGTTTTGGTAGTTGTAGCTGATCCTTGCAATTTACTATATTTCACTTTTATGCATGTTAAGTGTTTATGAAATGTCTCCTTCGGTTTTAGAATAGATTTTTATACTCTTGACTTGGGTTGGTAacttggagactcttgaattgtcaaaatctcttgttgattggtaattgaaggttGCTAGTAGGCTTGAATTCTACTAAAGTTAATCTTTCATTAgaatttgattaggacttgtggactagagtcaattttgctcacttgactttccttcaattcttagaggataactaagtgagagcaaattACACTTACCTCCAATTCTGAATCCTTGTTAagacctttcttagttgttagctttactttcttgctcatcaatctaaaaaaccccaaaaataccaCATAACCAATAATACACACACTTTCCTACAATTCCttgaaagacgacccgaggtttaaacactcttgatttttattggttttcacttgtgacaaacaaattaaactttgattaagGGTTGATTGCcggtttggatctatacttcaacgatattatttttgtgaaaattctaaacCGACGATTTCCTTCTATCATGCTTGCATATTTACGAGTTTGATTTTAGAGTCAAATATACACGACTTTGGGACTTTAATTATTCTCTTGTTAAAAATAGCTTTAGATTAGTGAAAAAATTGTGACAAATTATATTATCGTGTTTGGCAAATTTGCTTCAAACATTTCATGAACTTTTATATAGAGGTTAGCGATTAGTAGCAATATGAAATAAGGACAGAATAAGGACTAACGTTTTTCCTCACAAATTAGTAGCAACATGAAATAAGTGAGGAAAGTCTATCAGCTGTTAAGCAGTCGCTAATTCctcactaaataagcttttgattagtgACTCAATTGCGACCAGTTACTTCTAACATTTTTTCGGTTAGCTTTGGATTTGTTATAACTCTGCGACGGATTTTCAACTAGATTAGCGAGTAATTTGCTAAAAAATAGGTAGGATATAGCTTTTACTTTGCGACAAGATTGCAATTACCAAGTTGCTCGCTAAATTAAACTTACGACAACTTAGTGACAAATGTATTTTGCCTGCTAATCAGCGACTTGAAATTAGCAAACGAAGTGTATCAGTTGTTAAACAGTTGCAAATTTCTCGCTACTTAAGTCCTAAGCGCTCAAATCCATATTTTCACCTTAGCGACTAATTAGCAAGGAACACTTTCCTAGATGAATGATTTATCCGTCGTGACAAGTTAGCGACGACTGTTTTCTGTCGCTaccttaattttgaattttacaatattatgcgacaaattagcgagaaactagttgctcgctaaaaataaaaaactttggTGACAAATTAGCTAGGAAATTGTCCATCACaaaatgcatttcaagtctttGTGATGAATTAGCTAGTAACATTGTTCCTCACTAATTAGCCTTTTCGCGAAAAGTTTATTTATTAGTGACAAACTAGTGTGTCAGTTGTTTCTcgctaattgtatatcaaacacTTGCGACGGAATAGTGACTATAATATCTCttgctattttacttttattcgatTGAACCCCTAATTAGTGACTAATTTGGTAGAACATTGTCActcgctaattaatttgtgacaaattagcgagaaaATTTTCTCCGCTCTTTTTTTAGCTACGAAAGTCAATTTGCGAGAAACAAACTAACTCGTGAATCTATCGCTAATCAGTCGCTGTTTTCAAGTTCGAATATTTTGTGACCGCTTGTTAATTTTGTCATTAGTGCGTCACTAATTTCTCGCAAGTTAGTGACGGATTAGTGGTAAAAAATATTTCTCGCAAAAATTCATCGCTAATTTATCAAATTCTTGTATTAAGATAATAGAGTAGGTACGGTAAAAGAATGagagagataaaaaaaaagaagagagaagaggataaaattctttaattttagtaTAAAAGATTTGATCTTAATTGNNNNNNNNNNNNNNNNNNNNNNNNNNNNNNNNNNNNNNNNNNNNNNNNNNNNNNNNNNNNNNNNNNNNNNNNNNNNNNNNNNNNNNNNNNNNNNNNNNNNNNNNNNNNNNNNNNNNNNNNNNNNNNNNNNNNNNNNNNNNNNNNNNNNNNNNNNNNNNNNNNNNNNNNNNNNNNNNNNNNNNNNNNNNNNNNNNNNNNNNNNNNNNNNNNNNNNNNNNNNNNNNNNNNNNNNNNNNNNNNNNNNNNNNNNNNNNNNNNNNNNNNNNNNNNNNNNNTAGACTTTTTTTTCTATCCTAAACAAAACAATCTTTACTCTTCACCAATACTtcactctttaccttagtattaTCTCTAAATTAATTACTTTTAAAACTTCTTTAGTTTTCCAACGTAGAAAAAATATTTCATCCATTATTTTATGTAATTGTTCGGCCCATTGGTTTGCAGGTGTCCCATTTCTTTTCTGTTTCCCCTTCAAATACAGATCCAAAAACTGATAACCTTGCAATAAAATATACAATAGAAATGGCAAAACTGAAAGATCCGTGAGAATGAGACAAACAGATATTACGAGCCGATTTGATTGATTATATATATCTTAGTAGGTTTTTTTATGCATCCTTTGTGTGAACATGCATTATTTAATTTGCACATTAAAAAGTAtaatagttttaaatttttaaataagttcaaaataaaaattatatcaaaatataagaatgatagaataagttatttatttatttattggcatcacatatacaaaaaaaaaaatggtcCAAAACACTACTGTATCATACTTTCCAAATTCCAAAATGTGGACTTGTGGTGgtcaattaataataaaaaaaataataaacaaattaataaatttttttattaaggataatttaatatttatgctAATCAAATAATGAACAAAATATCAAAAATTGCTGCGAACAAAAATTTCTCATAATAATCATAATCTTAATTTTTTGCTTAAAAAAATTCCAATGAGAAATATTGACACTCCAATACtatattaaaatttcaaaaaatccaaCAATTTTTTTGAACTAACTTATTGCCacacttaaaaagcgtggccatattgTACACTAATACTCAGCAACCACGCTTAATAAATATGACCATAACATAGAAGTTGACATACTTTAAAAGCATAGCCATATTCTCAGTTATTGGCACGTTTTTTAAGTGTAACCATAACTTCTTGTAGTCATCAACAGTCACGCTTATTAAGCCTagtcatatctttttctattggCACACTTTTGAAGCGTAGCCAAAACCAAACCCAATGAGCACGTTTTTAAAGTGTGGCTATATGTGTATTTTTCGACATGTAACATCTTCACTATCAGAATATCACGCTTCCAGTTGCACCattctgatagcaagaagtattacaacgacttcatatacttaataataaaataggagcttTTGACTCGAAACCGTATTGCTGTTTTCTTTGAAAAGCTGGAAAAATGCTATATCTTTAAAACAAACAAGCATACACATATATACAAAAGTTCTTACATATGTAACTTATGAACATAATATACATACAACACAAACAATtcttatccctcttacaaaatataATATTGATGGCGATGgattaataaataaaaactaaaacaacAACATCGAATAAGCGAAACACAATAAAACCCTTCGTAAGCCTCTTCATCCGTctcctgaaaagataaagttgtagagaggtgagaacctaaccagacggtctcaccacggagtttcagaattgtcattaaaagatatttaataagaaaactactTTTCAAACTTAGTGATTATcgttgtcttatgaatcttttaaaaaccaacgaTTTAACCACCCGAAAATCCAAAACCTCTTTAAAAGAAACTAGTTAATAATCCAAAAAATCCGAACTCACTTTCCTTATAaaagaatcttaaaagttttctatcagtatgaatGATCAACCTGTTCCAAACCTAGGTTCATTAAGTGTTTGCTGAACCAGCTTGATATTTCATACTCTACTAAATCTTAATCAGAAATCAACCACGGAATCAATCAACACTATCATCAATTCAGCATCGATACTTAATCAACAAAAGTACCACACCATAACAAATACAAacaaaactaacaagaaaaacacaagtatatatagcagttacagcaaatagctcAAATAGCAATTAATAACAGTTAAACAATTAGGtaaaccaaaacaaattcaaactcaaacaaatcatgcaaatgcatatgatgcatgtctgtcctatggctaataAGCTCATCTGTTAGTTATACagtcaacccgacatgtcctggtagctaaccattagacAGTCCCTTTGTACGCGCATTCCCACACTTAATAATATCCATGGGAAAAATTTCAAGCTCATCCATGGGAAGAGACAAAGCCCCAAGctcaaattcatatatatatgcatgtcCATGGGGGAATCCGAAGAGTTAAAGTTTCTGGTCACATCGTACATACAGAGAGGGTCAACAATTTGTCTCAATTTTGAAAGTCTCATTTacttttaattccttttcatcatcaattcatatctcatttccaaattcattccaAAAAACATACATTAAAAtgaatcctcatcatccttcattcAAAATTCAATCATCATTAGCCATCCTCCCATTCCGTTCAGCAATAATCCCAATTCAATCATTCTTTtataaataaatcaaacttaaaacatataatccttaaaatcaaatctttttaaataattacttcaaGCGAAGctttctaatttttataaaaatttcgacagcatcttCTCTAAAACTCAGACTCTACCACCCTTTtcaggtcccatccaaacattcctcaaacgcttctcaatcatttccaaatctcaatcattttccaaaatCCAACTAgttcaaatatcaaattattttcaaatcgaaTCAATTCCACtaataaatctttttcaaaatcaaattacctccaatattcaatcacttataaaatcaaactaattcgAAATCAAACCGCTTCCAAAATCaattcattttcatatctcaaatcatttccaaagtcGAATCTTctatattattaaattaactcCAAAACCAAGAAAAATCACTTTTCATCATATTCAACTAAATAACTTTACAAACCAATTTCTCATCAACAATCGCACATCACTCAAATAACCACATCCACAAGACAAACATAATCACAAAAACCACAAAGTTATACATTGCATCAAAACCCCTTCCTCTCAGCTTGTAACCTCAGCAGCCGCAACCTCAATTCCAAACCACTTCTGCAGCAACCACAGCAACTCTAGTCGAAACATATAATAaccaaaactcaatcttatagcaattaatgCCGCCAAAACCTCAGCTAAGATAATAAAACAGTGAAAAAAAACTTTTTATAACGAAAAGCTTACCGCAACTAAACTGAACCAAGTAGCAGAAGAGTGGTTCAACGATGACAAAACGGCGATGGAGCACAGCTCCTTGAACGGAAGGAGAAGAAGCTCACAACGAAAGAGGACAACATCAGCGACAGTGAAGGCGGTGGAGATGGTGACGGATCTGCGACAGTGGAGGCACGGTAGTGACAGGCTCAACCCTCCTCCACGATGGTTTTGCCCTCCAACGGTGGCATTGGATGCAAACTCCCTCTCTCTTCCCAATCTCCCTCTTCCTAGAAACTCAACGGCGGCGACCATAGAGGCTCGGCGACGAAGCAACTCGGGGGTCCTGGTGTTGGCGCGAACCCTCGAAGACAGTGGCTTGGCAGTACGGAGGCAACGCGAGCTGGACGGCAGCGAGGCTTGGCTAGTTCATCGGCTCGGTGGGGGCGGCGCAACTGGTAGTGACACGCTCGCGATGAAGACGACACCAGTAAGGACCTCCGCGAAGACGTCGACAGAGCAGAACGCAGcgtctcctcctcttcttctcggCTCTCCTCCGTTCCCTCACTCGCTCAATCTCCATATCTTTTCCTTTGCTATCTCTTTTccccccttttctttctttctttcttacctgTTTCCGTGTCACCCTCTctattcttctctttcttttttttatttctttcttttttaaaaaaaaaagaaaagttaagGTTTTGTGTTTTATTTGTAGGATtagagttaaaaaaaaaaaagaaaagttaagGTTTTGTGTTTTATTTGTAGGATTAGAATAGAATTTAGGACAAAATGTTAAATTATGAATTTTTGAGTAAATTAGAGTTTGGTAAATtctaaatcaaattaggttatatAGTAAcaattttaaaatctaatttaatccatcaaaattactttgaaaatattatttgattatcaatttactaattggcttttaattaataattttaatttaaaattagggataatataattaattttttacttataaaaatcaaagtattaaattctaaaatctcaattatttaaactaaatcatataaaattcttattctttaGCAACTANNNNNNNNNNNNNNNNNNNNNNNNNNNNNNNNNNNNNNNNNNNNNNNNNNNNNNNNNNNNNNNNNNNNNNNNNNNNNNNNNNNNNNNNNNNNNNNNNNNNNNNNNNNNNNNNNNNNNNNNNNNNNNNNNNNNNNNNNNNNNNNNNNNNNNNNNNNNNNNNNNNNNNNNNNNNNNNNNNNNNNNNNNNNNNNNNNNNNNNNNNNNNNNNNNNNNNNNNNNNNNNNNNNNNNNNNNNNNNNNNNNNNNNNNNNNNNNNNNNNNNNNAACTATTAAACTTTacaatttgaatatagaaaattattcaataattatgaaattaagtaaaatttctatttttaattatcaaaatctgatttaattattttcaatgaaaaaatttttgaaaataaaatctctaataaatacataaaatttgaaatcggCTCAtaataacatttttcaaaaatttcggGTCTTACAcggcacactttaaaagcgtggctataaAGTTATATATATGACAACGTTTTTAAGCGTGCCAATAGATGAAAGTGTGACAAAAAATAAAGCGTGCCAATAAACCGATAAAAGCGTGGTAATAGAGCAACCAGCACGCTTGCGGATCTGACCTTTTCAAAAGTGTACCAATAGCTCAAAAAGCATGACGAAAACTTATAACTACGCTTTTTCGAGCTTTTCAACGTGCTTCAAAAATTAAACGCGACAAAAAGCTGATATTTTGGGGTGTCAGATTTGACTCGAGTTTATTTTTGATTAAGACACTAATACATTTGTGTCACCCGATTATCTAAGATATTATTAATTATGGTAGTTGTAGTATTGAAATGTATTTGATTAAGGGTAGAAATGAAAATTTTGTTTTATGCTCATTTGATGTGGTAGTTACGGTATTGGAAGGTATTTAGTTGTAGTTGATCTTTTGTATGAAGTTTGTTATTCACTCTTCATATTTTGAGCATGACACTTgatctattaaaaaaaatatcacatAAATAACTAATCCCATGCTGGTTATATAAATATGATCATCATAATCTATCCATATAAAGAAATAAGAGAGTGAGCGAGGGAAAACATGCATGTCTTTTGAATACTTAATAATTAACAGTATTGAAAAGTGAAAAACCCTTTCCATTATTTTAAGAAGTGCCAGCTAAACTCAATGCCATCCCAGTCAGTTCACATGATCAAATATTGTTTCAGACACAAAAACCGGGGACAAACATTCTTTAATTAATCACGGGCCAAAAGGGAACCACACTTAATTAATCAGCTTCAACACTATATAACCGCATTACTAATCACTTTACATTTCACACTAATTTTTCACTAAGCAGTAATTAGCGCacattggattttttttattgcTAAAGATGGATTTTCCTAGATCTTCAAGTTCTCTTGCTCTCTTTGTCTCCATcaacttgctcttctttgcacTAGCAAGTGGATGCTACACTTGTTCACACCCTACtcaacctaaaaaccctaactcATTTTTCCCTTTCCCAAACCCTAACAATAATAAGGGATGTCCAAGAGATGCATTGAAGCTTGGAGTATGTGCCAAGATTCTTAATGGACCCATCGGTGCTGTGGTGGGTTCGCCGCCGGACCATCCATGTTGCTCAGTGCTAGATGGACTCATTGACCTCGAAGTGGCGGTTTGCCTTTGCACAGCGATCAAAGCTAACATTCTTGGAATTGACCTTAATATCCCAATTTCACTTAGCTTGCTCCTTAATGCTTGCGAGAAGACTCGACCCTCTGACTTCCAATGCTCCTAATTAACTAAATAGCTCCCTTTGAATCTTGATCAATTTATTAgcttctttattattatttgcatgtttttctGGCTTTTATTGTTGTGATAAGTAGTAGTGTTGTTTAATTTCTCATAGTGCTATTAGTGCTTAACACACTGACTCATTTAATTTAGTGAATGTATCGGTTTCTTCTTACTTTAATTTCTAGTGGAAAAAGTCTTGAATGACTCTTTAATATATGTATGTCtaattttaattcatttctttttctttttgtaaaggttttattttttttaacttccaAAACTGAGAAAATAGTTATTTCTATTCATTTTTAACTTATAAGTATGTCCTACTTCAAGTAAGAATTAGAAGCCAGTATTAATTTTGGCAGAATATTTTTCTAGACAAAATACTTTCGACATGGTGAACTATTATATTTTTTGAAGTTTTAAGTCGGTACTAAATAGGTTTTGTCAATATTATCATTTTGTTATTTATCTCTATTATTAActtacaattttaaaatttaacaagTAGAATAATTTAGGTAAAGCAAAACATTTTGTAACCTTACAATTTGAATAAGTactaaaaatttaaaagacaCTTGTTCTTCAATGAAGATAGTATGATTTATTACtgaaataaaatgaaaagaaataataatattgTTGATTATCCTATAATAATTCCCAAAACATTTTTTCATATGTATAAGATAATTATATTTTGCCATTGCAGTTGCCGTGAACCAACGTTTCAATTCAACAATAATACATATCCATAAAATTAGGTTTGAGTGTATAAGTTATATCTCAGTATTTTCTATATTGTaggaataataataaaagaatgtGATTTAAAATCAAACCTTAAGAAATAAAAGTCTACGATCAAATCCattgatattttattattttcatgaGGTTTGTTTTCCATTGCTTTCAACAATTAAGactttcactttttttttctcttggttTTTAATAATGTTATTTTTAGATCTACTC is from Arachis ipaensis cultivar K30076 chromosome B01, Araip1.1, whole genome shotgun sequence and encodes:
- the LOC107617977 gene encoding 14 kDa proline-rich protein DC2.15, which encodes MDFPRSSSSLALFVSINLLFFALASGCYTCSHPTQPKNPNSFFPFPNPNNNKGCPRDALKLGVCAKILNGPIGAVVGSPPDHPCCSVLDGLIDLEVAVCLCTAIKANILGIDLNIPISLSLLLNACEKTRPSDFQCS